Proteins co-encoded in one Leucobacter exalbidus genomic window:
- a CDS encoding arsenic resistance protein, translated as MERLQVPLYFAALLVGALAGLGIAQLAVAPVLAMLLYVTFLGLPFAQMRRAARDWRFLATLLVVNFVLVPPVAFALSRFIAHDQVLLVGVLFVLLTPCIDYVIVFTGLAGGAQQRLLAATPLLMLAQMLLLPVYLRWFLGAEQASAIDLAPLATAFVQFIVLPLAAAVLTQLAAARWPAAADLMRVGSAAMVPLMMMLLAAVVAAHISGIGAHLGRLAAAVPLYLLFAAIMAVLGALASRVARLDRPGSRAVLFSGVTRNSLVVLPLVLALPAPFELAALVVVTQTCVELVVMVVLVWLIPRLNRGHSRSAASRYSV; from the coding sequence ATGGAACGCCTGCAAGTACCGTTGTACTTCGCAGCTCTGCTAGTGGGGGCGCTCGCGGGGCTCGGCATCGCCCAGCTCGCGGTCGCCCCGGTGCTCGCGATGCTACTCTACGTCACGTTCTTGGGGCTCCCGTTCGCGCAGATGCGGCGGGCCGCCCGCGACTGGCGGTTCCTCGCCACCCTGCTGGTGGTCAACTTTGTGCTGGTGCCCCCGGTGGCTTTCGCGCTGTCGCGCTTCATTGCGCACGACCAGGTGCTGCTCGTGGGTGTGTTGTTTGTGTTGCTGACGCCGTGTATCGATTACGTCATCGTGTTCACGGGGCTTGCCGGGGGAGCCCAGCAACGGCTGCTCGCGGCGACTCCGCTGCTCATGCTCGCCCAGATGCTTTTGCTGCCCGTGTACCTGCGATGGTTTCTGGGGGCCGAGCAGGCAAGCGCGATCGACCTCGCCCCGCTCGCCACGGCGTTCGTGCAGTTCATCGTGTTGCCCCTCGCCGCCGCGGTGCTCACGCAGCTCGCGGCCGCACGTTGGCCCGCTGCCGCCGACCTCATGCGTGTGGGGTCAGCTGCCATGGTGCCCCTCATGATGATGCTGCTCGCCGCCGTGGTCGCCGCCCACATCTCAGGCATTGGCGCGCACCTGGGCAGGCTCGCGGCGGCCGTGCCGCTGTACCTGCTGTTCGCCGCGATCATGGCGGTCCTTGGAGCTTTAGCGAGCCGGGTGGCGCGGCTTGATCGCCCCGGATCCCGCGCCGTGCTCTTCAGCGGCGTGACCCGCAACTCGCTCGTGGTGCTGCCGCTCGTACTTGCGTTGCCCGCACCGTTTGAGCTCGCCGCACTGGTTGTGGTGACGCAGACCTGTGTCGAGCTCGTGGTGATGGTGGTGCTGGTGTGGCTGATTCCGCGACTGAATCGAGGCCACAGCAGGTCAGCAGCGTCTCGTTACAGTGTGTAA
- a CDS encoding CYTH domain-containing protein, whose translation MTHESAQESMELERKYEVSGDTPLPATAAFAAAGFTASAPQTHELVATYFDTPGHDLATRGLALRSRAGGKDAGWHLKERTPEGVRELGWEPSTTMPAGVIAELGARIGENAALVAPAAEIRTTRVITMLREIAAATGSAADTAAAPEVIELADDQVLAIDHVQGVRRAWREWEAELMPGADAALLDVVEPVLLAAGATHSLSFAKIARATGQLSAAARAAGATAAQLAALAELDVTDRAAAQE comes from the coding sequence GTGACTCATGAATCAGCTCAAGAATCAATGGAACTCGAGCGAAAGTACGAGGTGTCAGGCGACACCCCGCTTCCCGCCACCGCAGCTTTTGCGGCCGCAGGTTTCACCGCGTCAGCGCCCCAAACCCACGAGCTGGTCGCGACGTACTTCGATACCCCGGGCCATGATCTCGCTACCCGCGGCCTCGCGCTGCGGTCGCGGGCTGGCGGTAAAGATGCCGGCTGGCACCTCAAGGAACGCACCCCCGAGGGGGTACGTGAGCTGGGCTGGGAGCCGAGCACCACGATGCCCGCGGGCGTGATCGCTGAGCTAGGCGCGCGCATCGGGGAGAACGCCGCCCTGGTGGCCCCCGCCGCCGAGATTCGCACTACCCGCGTCATCACCATGCTGCGCGAGATTGCTGCTGCAACGGGCTCGGCCGCCGATACCGCAGCCGCCCCCGAGGTCATCGAGCTCGCAGACGATCAGGTGCTGGCGATCGACCATGTTCAGGGTGTGCGCCGCGCCTGGCGCGAGTGGGAAGCCGAGCTGATGCCCGGCGCCGACGCCGCGCTGCTCGACGTCGTGGAGCCGGTGTTGCTGGCCGCGGGCGCAACCCACTCGCTTAGCTTCGCGAAGATCGCCCGCGCCACCGGTCAGCTCAGCGCCGCTGCCCGAGCCGCCGGCGCCACCGCAGCCCAGCTGGCCGCACTCGCTGAGCTCGACGTGACAGACCGTGCGGCCGCCCAGGAATGA
- a CDS encoding MBL fold metallo-hydrolase gives MTDARIERLITVGNVGAGSPGFPPEGLTLDNNVWLVGNDDQVIVVDAGHDAAAIEKAVAEREVLGILLTHGHEDHINAARTAAAALDTHIYLHPADLFLWELTHGDAMPDFELADRAVFGVAGTEVVTLHTPGHTPGSVCFALPGLGTVLTGDTLFQGGPGATRWDYSSFPDILSSIDGQLFTLPESTRVLPGHGDETSIAREFPEMEAWRSRGW, from the coding sequence ATGACCGACGCACGTATCGAACGACTCATCACGGTAGGGAACGTTGGGGCAGGCTCCCCGGGGTTCCCTCCCGAGGGCCTCACCCTCGACAACAATGTCTGGCTCGTCGGTAACGACGACCAGGTGATTGTCGTCGATGCAGGTCACGACGCGGCCGCCATCGAAAAGGCGGTCGCCGAGCGTGAGGTGCTGGGTATTTTGCTCACGCACGGCCACGAGGACCACATCAACGCGGCCCGCACCGCGGCCGCGGCGCTCGACACTCACATTTATCTACACCCGGCAGATCTCTTTTTGTGGGAGCTCACCCACGGTGATGCGATGCCCGATTTCGAGCTCGCAGACCGCGCCGTCTTTGGCGTCGCGGGCACCGAGGTCGTAACGCTGCACACCCCGGGTCACACCCCGGGTTCGGTGTGTTTCGCGCTGCCTGGTCTCGGCACGGTGCTCACGGGCGATACCCTGTTCCAGGGAGGCCCCGGTGCCACGAGGTGGGATTACTCGAGCTTCCCCGACATTCTTTCGTCGATTGACGGGCAGCTGTTCACCCTTCCCGAGAGCACACGCGTGCTGCCGGGGCACGGTGATGAGACCTCAATCGCACGCGAATTTCCTGAAATGGAGGCCTGGCGCTCACGCGGCTGGTAA
- a CDS encoding glutathione S-transferase family protein, with translation MTEFAASYVNAGESFERDTNYIEDRIVQDPVAVRALPAPPESKIGTLGFGLSAGAQAWPVESGRYRLVAAPACPWANRTVIVRRLLGLEEAISLGRPGPIHDARSWTFDVDPGGVDPVLGTERLQQNYFKRFPDYPRGITVPAIVDIKTGGVVTNNYPQITLDLSTEWREFHREGAPDLLPKEHLDEMWPIITRVFTELNNGVYRCGFAGSQDAYDAAYARLWEAMDWLEERLATHRFLLGPVITEADVRLFTTLVRFDPVYHGHFKTNRNKLTEMPHLWAYARELFQTPGFGDTVDFVQIKQHYYGTHLDINPTGIVPAGPDLAGWLEPHGRERLGGSPFGDGSAPGPVPAVDRVLAGHSPLV, from the coding sequence ATGACTGAATTTGCTGCCAGCTATGTAAACGCAGGCGAGTCGTTTGAGCGCGACACGAACTACATCGAAGACCGCATTGTGCAAGACCCGGTAGCGGTGCGCGCCCTGCCCGCCCCGCCCGAGTCGAAGATCGGCACCCTGGGCTTCGGGCTCAGCGCAGGCGCTCAGGCCTGGCCCGTCGAATCGGGGCGCTACCGCCTTGTGGCGGCACCGGCGTGCCCGTGGGCGAACCGCACCGTCATCGTGCGCCGCCTGCTCGGCCTCGAAGAGGCGATTTCACTCGGCCGCCCCGGCCCCATTCACGACGCGCGCTCGTGGACGTTTGACGTTGATCCCGGCGGCGTTGACCCGGTGCTGGGCACCGAGCGCCTGCAGCAGAACTACTTCAAGCGGTTCCCCGATTACCCCCGCGGCATCACGGTGCCGGCGATCGTCGACATCAAAACGGGTGGCGTCGTCACGAACAACTACCCGCAGATCACGCTTGATCTGTCGACCGAGTGGCGCGAGTTTCACCGCGAGGGTGCCCCCGATCTGCTGCCCAAAGAGCACCTCGATGAGATGTGGCCGATCATCACCCGCGTGTTCACCGAGCTGAATAACGGCGTCTACCGCTGCGGCTTTGCCGGCAGCCAAGACGCCTACGATGCCGCGTACGCGCGTTTGTGGGAGGCGATGGACTGGCTCGAGGAGCGTCTCGCGACACACCGCTTCTTGCTCGGCCCGGTGATCACCGAGGCCGATGTGCGGCTGTTCACGACCCTGGTGCGCTTCGATCCGGTCTACCACGGCCACTTCAAGACGAACCGCAACAAGCTCACCGAGATGCCCCACCTGTGGGCGTACGCGCGCGAGCTGTTCCAAACGCCCGGCTTCGGCGACACCGTCGATTTCGTGCAGATCAAGCAACACTATTACGGCACGCACCTCGACATCAACCCGACGGGTATCGTGCCCGCGGGCCCCGATCTCGCGGGCTGGCTCGAGCCCCACGGCCGCGAACGCCTTGGCGGTTCGCCGTTCGGCGACGGCTCGGCTCCGGGCCCGGTGCCCGCGGTCGATCGCGTGCTGGCGGGCCACTCACCGCTCGTCTAA
- a CDS encoding peroxiredoxin encodes MSLAVGTQAPDFTLSDQNGESLTLSELVAEGPVALVFFPLAFSGICTSELCELRDNLAIFADSKVRLVGISVDSVWTLKAWAAAEGYEFSILSDFWPHGGVAKEFGVFVDEAGISTRATFVIGEDRKVLAAFETAPGQARDFASYREAIAELA; translated from the coding sequence ATGTCACTCGCAGTAGGTACGCAGGCCCCCGATTTCACGCTGTCGGATCAGAACGGTGAATCGCTCACGCTTTCAGAGCTCGTGGCCGAGGGCCCCGTGGCACTCGTATTCTTCCCCCTCGCTTTCTCGGGCATCTGCACCAGCGAGTTGTGCGAACTGCGCGACAACCTCGCAATCTTCGCCGATAGCAAGGTGCGCCTCGTAGGCATCTCGGTTGACTCGGTGTGGACGCTGAAGGCATGGGCTGCAGCTGAGGGCTACGAGTTCTCGATCCTGTCTGACTTCTGGCCGCACGGTGGCGTTGCCAAGGAATTTGGTGTGTTCGTTGACGAGGCCGGCATCTCGACCCGTGCAACGTTCGTCATCGGCGAAGACCGCAAGGTGCTCGCCGCCTTCGAGACGGCCCCCGGCCAGGCTCGTGACTTCGCGTCGTACCGCGAGGCAATCGCAGAACTCGCGTAA
- a CDS encoding MFS transporter, with protein MAPLTPVRRAIALFTLALGGFGIGVTEFASMGLLPDIARELLPGYDADPQAVIARAGVLITAYALGVVVGAPVFAVLAARMPQAWLTFILLGLFVLGSVASAFMPTFGTLAIFRFIAALPHGAYFGVASLIAARIMGPGMQGRGVALALSGLTIANVIGVPLATWLGQTSGWRSAYVLVAAIFAVTLMLALFFLPRYPGDHTRSPMKELSALANMRVWIMVAVGAVGFGGFFAVYSYIAEVTTRETGLGEHTVPWVLACLGVGMTVGNFLGGWASDKDLTRTIMVGFTAFIISLAVYSLVAQTPVGLIISVFFIGLTSSTLIPTIQTRLIRISHESALLGAAINHAAFNVGNSLGAWLGGAVIAAGLGYRAPGWVGVILAILGLLLAITSIAVERRDKARSLNTVGLPVMGEE; from the coding sequence ATGGCTCCGCTCACCCCTGTACGCCGCGCGATTGCGCTGTTTACTCTCGCCCTCGGCGGATTTGGAATCGGGGTGACGGAGTTCGCGAGCATGGGCCTGCTGCCCGATATTGCCCGCGAACTGCTGCCGGGCTATGACGCAGACCCGCAGGCCGTGATTGCGCGCGCCGGTGTGCTCATCACCGCTTACGCCCTCGGCGTGGTGGTGGGTGCACCGGTGTTTGCGGTGCTCGCCGCGCGCATGCCGCAGGCGTGGCTGACGTTCATTCTGCTGGGCCTATTTGTGCTGGGCTCGGTCGCATCGGCGTTCATGCCCACCTTCGGCACGCTCGCCATCTTTAGATTTATTGCCGCGCTGCCGCACGGCGCCTACTTCGGTGTCGCCTCGCTGATCGCCGCCCGCATCATGGGCCCGGGCATGCAGGGCCGCGGGGTGGCGCTCGCGCTGTCGGGCCTCACCATCGCCAACGTGATTGGTGTGCCGCTCGCCACCTGGCTGGGCCAGACCTCGGGCTGGCGCTCGGCATACGTGCTGGTGGCCGCGATCTTCGCGGTGACGCTGATGCTCGCGCTGTTCTTCTTGCCGCGCTACCCCGGCGACCACACCCGCAGCCCCATGAAGGAGCTCTCGGCGCTCGCGAACATGCGCGTCTGGATCATGGTGGCTGTCGGCGCCGTGGGTTTTGGCGGCTTCTTCGCGGTGTACTCGTACATCGCCGAGGTCACGACCCGCGAAACCGGCCTCGGAGAGCACACGGTCCCCTGGGTGCTCGCGTGCCTCGGCGTCGGCATGACCGTGGGTAACTTCCTCGGTGGCTGGGCCAGCGACAAGGATCTCACCCGCACGATCATGGTGGGCTTTACCGCGTTCATCATTTCGCTCGCGGTCTACTCACTCGTCGCGCAGACGCCCGTGGGCCTCATCATTTCGGTGTTCTTTATCGGCCTAACGTCGTCGACGCTGATCCCCACGATTCAGACCCGCCTCATTCGCATCTCGCACGAGTCGGCGCTGCTCGGCGCGGCCATCAACCACGCCGCCTTCAACGTCGGCAACAGCCTCGGTGCGTGGCTGGGCGGTGCCGTGATTGCGGCCGGCCTCGGCTACCGCGCCCCCGGCTGGGTGGGCGTGATTCTCGCGATCCTCGGCCTGCTGCTCGCGATCACGAGCATCGCGGTCGAGCGCCGAGACAAAGCCCGCAGCCTCAACACGGTCGGCCTCCCCGTTATGGGCGAGGAGTAA
- a CDS encoding NADH:flavin oxidoreductase, translating to MTLSTAQSRSLATTLLDDADPSPLFTPFTLGDAALSNRFVMAPMTRGFSPGGVPGPEVAEYYRRRAAHMGLIVTEGTYIDHPSAGGSTSVPRFYDADALAGWKHVVDAVHEVGGRIFPQLWHIGVTRHEWSGPHPESPTIGPSGLGSDGAPFGRAASLADIDAIIASFARAALTAKEIGFDGVELHGAHGYLLDAFLWSRTNQRTDRYGGSIAARTRLSEEVVAAVRDAVGPDFPVVFRYSQWKGADFDAQIASTAQELDTVLAPLAAAGVSAFHVSTRRYWLPAFAGDDRTLAGWTKSLTGLPTIALGSVGVGSPFLGADAELPSLSLARLIELFERGEFDLVGLGRAVLSEPTWTAKLRDRRLDEIRLYEKSHEEELF from the coding sequence ATGACGCTCTCGACCGCCCAGTCTCGTTCGCTCGCCACGACGTTGCTCGATGACGCAGACCCCTCGCCGTTGTTCACGCCGTTCACGCTCGGTGATGCCGCGCTGTCGAACCGCTTCGTGATGGCGCCCATGACCCGCGGGTTCTCGCCGGGCGGTGTGCCCGGGCCCGAAGTCGCCGAGTATTACCGTCGCCGCGCCGCGCACATGGGCCTCATCGTGACCGAGGGCACCTATATCGACCATCCATCGGCCGGGGGCAGCACCAGCGTGCCACGCTTCTACGACGCAGATGCCCTCGCGGGCTGGAAACACGTAGTTGACGCGGTGCACGAGGTGGGAGGCCGCATCTTTCCGCAGCTGTGGCACATCGGGGTCACGCGGCACGAGTGGTCGGGCCCGCACCCCGAATCCCCCACCATCGGTCCGTCGGGGCTTGGCTCTGACGGCGCACCCTTTGGCCGGGCCGCCTCGCTCGCCGATATCGACGCGATCATCGCGTCGTTCGCGCGCGCAGCCCTCACCGCGAAAGAAATCGGCTTCGATGGCGTCGAACTGCACGGTGCACACGGCTACCTGCTCGATGCATTCTTGTGGTCGCGCACCAACCAGCGCACCGACCGCTACGGCGGCAGCATTGCCGCACGTACCCGCCTCAGCGAAGAAGTCGTCGCAGCCGTGCGCGATGCCGTGGGCCCCGATTTTCCCGTCGTGTTTCGGTATTCACAGTGGAAGGGCGCTGACTTTGATGCGCAGATCGCCAGTACCGCGCAGGAGCTCGACACGGTGCTCGCTCCGCTGGCAGCTGCTGGAGTGAGCGCGTTTCACGTCTCGACCCGCCGGTACTGGCTGCCGGCGTTTGCGGGAGACGACCGCACCCTCGCGGGCTGGACGAAATCGCTGACGGGATTACCGACAATTGCGCTGGGCTCAGTGGGCGTCGGTTCACCCTTCCTTGGCGCCGATGCTGAGCTGCCCTCGTTGTCGCTGGCCCGACTCATTGAGCTGTTTGAGCGGGGCGAATTCGACCTCGTGGGGCTCGGGCGCGCAGTGCTTTCTGAGCCCACCTGGACAGCGAAACTGCGCGACCGGCGCCTGGATGAGATTCGCCTCTACGAGAAGAGCCACGAAGAAGAACTGTTCTAA
- a CDS encoding flavin reductase family protein, whose amino-acid sequence MTRVVAEDSESRETVIGAEALKRSFREHPAGVSLITAHTAAGPVGLTASSVASVGIDPPAISFSVTRATGSAGGILNAETYLVHLLDSRHAEIAQSFAVSGAERFTEEQGWETLPTGEPYLPGTRAALRCRTLHSLAVGSSVVVVAEVIDAVFQEPAAPLVYVDRKFHTLPA is encoded by the coding sequence ATGACGCGAGTGGTTGCAGAGGATTCAGAATCGCGCGAGACGGTCATCGGCGCTGAAGCGCTGAAGCGTTCGTTCCGTGAGCACCCGGCGGGGGTATCGCTGATTACCGCGCACACGGCGGCGGGGCCCGTGGGGCTCACGGCGTCGAGCGTGGCGTCGGTGGGTATCGATCCGCCCGCGATCTCGTTCTCGGTCACCCGCGCCACCGGCAGCGCCGGCGGCATCTTGAACGCTGAAACCTACCTCGTGCACCTGCTTGATTCGCGGCACGCTGAGATTGCGCAGTCGTTTGCCGTCTCGGGTGCTGAGCGCTTCACCGAGGAGCAGGGGTGGGAGACGCTGCCCACGGGCGAGCCCTACCTGCCGGGCACCCGTGCCGCATTGCGCTGCCGCACGCTGCACTCACTCGCCGTCGGCTCTTCAGTCGTCGTAGTCGCCGAAGTGATTGATGCGGTCTTCCAAGAGCCCGCAGCGCCGCTCGTCTACGTGGATCGCAAGTTCCACACGCTGCCCGCCTAA